From one Sulfurimonas sp. HSL-3221 genomic stretch:
- a CDS encoding glycosyltransferase family 2 protein, which produces MSEYLIYLFLLLQVLYLMFLVMTNMTTTVFILISLKQIMGYFFSAKNVIVSRIINSNNYRPISLLVPAFNEEKTITASVHSFLKLHFPEYEIIVINDGSTDGTLTRLKEEFALEPSNVPVRLNVPHEAIRQTYTSPDYPNLIVVDKGNGGKADALNCGINVSRYPLFCSVDADSLLEFDAILRSIVLFSLDRRLVAIGGRVNVMNGCDVVEKHVLRRAVPNTQIEAFQVLEYTRGFLAGRIAWERFGALLIISGAFGVFRKDMVLSIGGYRHTVGEDFDLLVRMHRHCYDHGIDHTVRFLPDTMCWTQVPTDYKSLLRQRNRWHRGLIETLYYNRDMVFNPKYGKVGMLAMPYYLLIEGVAPLVTFLGLVSIITLYVFGLLNKEALVVFFLLEFTWGTVLNIGALSLDMFVKRRFTKLKDIYRLLVLSFLEPFFYRPILKVEGFLATFNFFNRSWGQIKRKSI; this is translated from the coding sequence ATGAGTGAATACCTGATCTATCTTTTTCTGCTGCTTCAGGTGCTCTACCTGATGTTCCTGGTGATGACGAACATGACGACGACGGTGTTTATCCTGATCTCGCTCAAACAGATCATGGGCTATTTTTTCTCGGCCAAGAACGTCATCGTCAGCCGGATCATCAACTCGAACAACTACCGTCCGATATCGCTCCTGGTTCCGGCGTTCAACGAAGAGAAGACGATCACGGCCTCGGTCCACTCCTTTTTGAAGCTGCATTTTCCCGAGTATGAGATCATCGTTATCAATGACGGCTCAACCGACGGCACGCTGACGCGCCTCAAAGAGGAGTTCGCCCTGGAACCGAGCAACGTTCCCGTACGCCTGAACGTCCCCCACGAGGCGATCCGGCAGACCTATACCTCGCCGGACTATCCGAACCTGATCGTCGTCGACAAAGGCAACGGCGGGAAAGCGGATGCGCTCAACTGCGGCATCAACGTCTCGCGGTATCCGCTCTTTTGCAGTGTGGACGCGGACTCGCTGCTGGAGTTTGACGCGATTCTCCGGAGCATCGTTCTTTTCTCCCTCGACAGGAGGCTGGTGGCTATCGGCGGCAGGGTCAACGTGATGAACGGCTGCGACGTCGTCGAGAAGCACGTCTTGCGCCGCGCGGTGCCGAACACGCAGATCGAGGCCTTTCAGGTGCTCGAATACACCCGGGGCTTTCTGGCGGGCAGGATCGCCTGGGAACGTTTCGGCGCCTTGCTGATCATCTCCGGCGCCTTCGGCGTTTTCCGCAAAGACATGGTCCTCTCCATCGGCGGCTACCGCCACACGGTGGGGGAGGATTTCGATCTGCTGGTGCGCATGCATCGCCACTGCTACGACCACGGCATCGACCATACCGTCCGCTTCCTCCCCGACACGATGTGCTGGACGCAGGTGCCCACCGATTACAAATCGCTTCTGCGTCAGCGCAACCGCTGGCACCGGGGATTGATCGAAACCCTCTACTACAACCGGGACATGGTTTTCAATCCGAAATACGGCAAGGTGGGAATGCTCGCAATGCCCTATTACCTGTTGATCGAGGGGGTCGCGCCGCTGGTGACCTTCCTGGGCCTCGTCTCCATCATCACGCTTTACGTTTTCGGCCTGCTGAACAAGGAGGCGCTCGTGGTCTTCTTCCTGCTGGAGTTCACCTGGGGAACCGTCCTCAATATCGGCGCCCTCTCTTTAGACATGTTCGTCAAGCGCCGTTTCACGAAGTTGAAGGATATCTATCGGCTGCTGGTGCTGAGTTTCCTGGAACCGTTCTTTTACCGGCCGATTCTCAAAGTGGAGGGGTTCCTCGCTACGTTCAACTTCTTTAACCGCTCCTGGGGACAGATCAAAAGGAAGTCGATTTGA
- a CDS encoding YaiO family outer membrane beta-barrel protein, with product MKRSLLPWILLPVCLSAEIFSARLGFFDTALEAEGARAHLSAGLAPYCVTYAEAGDYTVRCLVGSSDADIRQMAAALGVGGFETVKDDPAKIRQLFIDHLYETARAQGAPAACEASRMLAEAFPGDGAVLKQYATLLFWSGRTGEAATQFGKLVSLDPAYGNDRVYLQVRTTLLLEKGEALLEKAPAEVPALIDGEPEAVRNAYDVMLLRVRALIRLGELPKAEAADRALLERYPASAEAEAILTDLLRWQEKYTEAAERLQQSYTRNANREAGKKLAALYVEAGEPGKAEALLETLVAEQPGDLETTRLYVTVLLQLHEKTKAGAAVSALDGQVQETFRKTYPQLYCRTRVHAFEAGTELAGYSDNRDDDGRVYVGVEVPIARSVLVAAAERVWRYGLYDTNVRGELYDAFGNGTWGYLSFSAAPDADFLPRYSLGGHLYKGFGHFEFGMGYVYSHYKDADTHLLVPEYSLYFGDRYTWNQKFYWIPESGSYALLNLLKYESACRWEAMLSYTRASSSEKVDIGNVFSHTDADMYRGEGSYRLTPAWMVGAALFYDHYRTDTATFDRRGASLYVKRYW from the coding sequence ATGAAACGCTCTTTGCTGCCGTGGATACTGCTGCCGGTCTGTCTGTCGGCGGAGATATTCTCGGCGAGACTCGGTTTTTTTGATACGGCATTGGAAGCGGAGGGGGCAAGGGCGCATCTCTCGGCCGGTCTCGCGCCCTACTGCGTGACCTACGCGGAGGCGGGGGATTACACGGTGCGCTGCCTTGTCGGCAGCAGCGACGCCGACATCCGGCAGATGGCAGCAGCGCTCGGCGTCGGTGGTTTTGAAACGGTGAAAGACGATCCTGCCAAGATCAGGCAGCTTTTCATCGACCACCTGTATGAAACGGCCCGCGCGCAGGGCGCGCCGGCGGCCTGCGAGGCCTCGCGTATGCTGGCCGAAGCATTTCCCGGCGACGGGGCCGTGTTGAAACAGTACGCGACGCTGCTCTTCTGGTCGGGACGCACCGGGGAAGCGGCCACGCAGTTCGGGAAACTCGTGTCGCTCGATCCGGCCTACGGAAACGACCGGGTCTACCTGCAGGTGCGGACGACCCTGCTGCTCGAGAAGGGCGAGGCACTCCTGGAGAAGGCGCCCGCGGAGGTGCCGGCGCTGATCGACGGCGAACCCGAAGCGGTCAGGAACGCCTACGATGTCATGCTCCTCCGGGTCCGCGCACTGATCAGGCTGGGGGAGTTGCCCAAAGCGGAAGCCGCCGACCGCGCGCTTTTGGAGCGCTACCCCGCGAGTGCGGAGGCGGAGGCGATCCTGACGGACCTGCTGCGCTGGCAGGAAAAATACACCGAAGCCGCCGAACGTTTGCAGCAAAGTTATACACGCAATGCGAATCGCGAAGCGGGCAAAAAACTGGCGGCGCTCTATGTGGAAGCGGGAGAGCCGGGCAAAGCCGAAGCGCTGCTTGAAACGCTGGTCGCGGAGCAGCCCGGAGACCTGGAAACGACACGGCTGTATGTCACGGTGCTGCTGCAGCTGCATGAAAAAACCAAAGCGGGGGCCGCCGTGTCGGCGTTGGACGGGCAGGTGCAGGAGACGTTCCGCAAAACCTACCCGCAGCTCTACTGCCGCACCCGGGTCCACGCGTTCGAGGCCGGAACGGAGCTCGCCGGCTACAGCGACAACAGGGACGACGACGGGCGGGTCTACGTCGGCGTCGAAGTGCCGATCGCACGCAGTGTGCTCGTCGCTGCGGCTGAGCGGGTCTGGCGCTACGGCCTCTACGACACGAATGTGCGCGGAGAGCTTTATGACGCCTTCGGGAACGGGACATGGGGCTACCTCTCATTTTCCGCCGCGCCGGATGCGGATTTTCTCCCCCGGTACAGCCTCGGGGGGCACCTGTACAAAGGGTTTGGGCATTTTGAGTTCGGCATGGGGTACGTCTACAGCCACTATAAAGATGCCGATACGCATCTGCTGGTGCCGGAGTACTCCCTCTATTTCGGCGACCGTTACACCTGGAACCAGAAGTTCTACTGGATTCCCGAGAGCGGCAGTTACGCGCTGCTGAATCTGCTGAAATACGAAAGCGCCTGCCGCTGGGAGGCCATGCTCTCCTATACACGGGCCTCCTCGTCGGAAAAGGTCGACATCGGCAATGTGTTCAGCCATACGGACGCGGACATGTACCGGGGGGAGGGGAGCTACCGGCTGACGCCGGCATGGATGGTGGGCGCGGCCCTCTTTTATGACCATTACCGCACTGATACCGCGACATTCGATCGCCGGGGCGCGAGCCTCTACGTCAAAAGGTACTGGTGA
- a CDS encoding ArsC/Spx/MgsR family protein, translated as MTLVLFYEKPGCATNARQKKLLYKAGCTLIVQDLLALSMSPEELKTYLDERPVAEWFNPNAPAVKEGRVDPTAYNAEAALSMLLQDPILIRRPLISVNGHRMCGFDQAKIEGIINTPLGTPIDNSCSSENGESCPEP; from the coding sequence ATGACGCTGGTCCTCTTTTACGAAAAACCGGGCTGCGCCACCAACGCGCGTCAGAAGAAGCTGCTCTACAAGGCGGGATGCACGCTCATTGTGCAGGACCTGCTGGCGCTCAGTATGAGCCCGGAAGAGCTGAAGACCTACCTGGACGAACGTCCCGTGGCCGAGTGGTTCAACCCCAACGCCCCCGCTGTCAAAGAGGGGCGGGTCGACCCCACGGCTTACAACGCCGAAGCGGCCCTTTCCATGCTGCTGCAAGACCCCATTCTTATCCGCCGTCCCCTTATCAGCGTCAACGGCCACCGCATGTGCGGCTTCGACCAGGCGAAAATCGAAGGGATCATCAACACGCCGCTGGGCACGCCCATCGACAACAGCTGCTCCTCCGAAAACGGCGAATCCTGTCCGGAACCATAA